One stretch of Candidatus Binatia bacterium DNA includes these proteins:
- a CDS encoding DUF5329 family protein — protein MPRVTAHLVFIAAWALGESLISAQPAALDNDLSPTVAYLIDFVANSDVTFIRNGKAHTSREAAKHMRDKYGHFKKEVKTPEDFIRLAASKSEISGQPYLVRTKDGKEIKAAEWLGKALNEYRQQNVSNQR, from the coding sequence ATGCCCCGCGTCACCGCGCATCTGGTTTTCATCGCAGCCTGGGCCCTCGGCGAGAGTCTTATTTCCGCTCAGCCCGCAGCGCTCGATAACGATTTGTCCCCGACCGTCGCGTATCTCATCGACTTTGTCGCCAACTCCGACGTCACCTTCATCCGCAACGGCAAAGCCCATACTTCCAGGGAAGCCGCCAAGCACATGCGGGACAAGTACGGCCATTTCAAGAAAGAGGTCAAGACGCCGGAAGATTTCATTCGTCTGGCGGCCAGCAAAAGCGAGATCTCCGGACAGCCGTACCTCGTGAGGACCAAAGACGGAAAAGAGATAAAAGCCGCCGAATGGCTCGGCAAGGCTCTCAACGAATACCGGCAGCAGAACGTCTCGAACCAAAGATGA